A window of the Candidatus Brocadiaceae bacterium genome harbors these coding sequences:
- the ispH gene encoding 4-hydroxy-3-methylbut-2-enyl diphosphate reductase → MSTRSFRIITARTAGFCMGVRRAVGMALGAADEPGHPRPIRTHGPLIHNRQVLQVLERRDVRTLADGERPEGGTVLVRAHGLAREEREALDAGPCAVLDATCPHVHRLQRIVQEQAARGYACIVVGDAGHAEVTGVLSYAGPAGYIVSGPDDVDALPPLDKVIVVAQTTQDEDLFRRTAARAQERFAECVTFDTVCRSTERRQTEARELAGRVDAMVVVGGYHSANTRRLADISRATGTPTFHVETERELDLEAVLQYGTVGLTAGASTPNWMLRRVVRRLEDEHLRRTALLRCLMRTFARGLVNSNLFAAGGTAALTYACALLLPVRPVQLGVCMAVSFFFVLSQHLLNQHGRRESLYLSEPDRADFFMANEGPLFALAVASSLLAIFLASFLGWWPFGLVAAGTAGGLAYRWPLPRVLGERLRLRSLEHVPGSKELFVGLAWGTLAGLVPALAAGGGPGQWAAAAVAFAIAFLLAYQRSLALDLRDVEGDQLVGRETLAGILGGRAARRVLWALAVLLGVVLALACLAGWTTGFCLPLLFCVPYVPATYVMLRRWHRREAEPAEILVDAGFYLLGAVGLVFGA, encoded by the coding sequence ATGTCCACCCGGTCGTTTCGCATCATCACCGCCCGCACGGCGGGGTTCTGTATGGGCGTGCGCCGCGCCGTCGGCATGGCGCTGGGAGCGGCCGACGAGCCGGGACACCCGCGGCCCATCCGCACGCACGGCCCCCTGATCCACAACCGCCAGGTTCTGCAGGTGCTGGAGCGGCGCGACGTACGGACGCTGGCGGACGGCGAGCGTCCGGAGGGCGGCACGGTCCTGGTCCGGGCGCACGGGCTGGCGCGCGAGGAGCGCGAGGCGCTGGACGCCGGCCCGTGCGCGGTGCTGGACGCCACCTGTCCGCACGTGCACCGTCTGCAGCGGATCGTTCAGGAGCAGGCCGCGCGCGGGTACGCCTGCATCGTCGTCGGCGACGCCGGCCACGCCGAGGTCACCGGCGTGCTCAGCTACGCCGGCCCGGCCGGCTACATCGTCTCCGGCCCGGACGACGTCGACGCGCTGCCGCCGCTGGACAAGGTCATCGTGGTGGCGCAGACGACGCAGGACGAGGACCTCTTCCGCCGCACCGCCGCGCGCGCGCAGGAGCGCTTTGCCGAGTGCGTCACCTTCGACACGGTCTGCCGTTCCACCGAACGGCGCCAGACCGAGGCGCGCGAACTGGCCGGCCGCGTGGACGCCATGGTCGTGGTCGGCGGCTACCACAGCGCGAACACCCGGCGGCTCGCCGACATCAGCCGGGCCACCGGCACGCCGACCTTCCACGTGGAGACCGAACGCGAACTGGACCTGGAGGCGGTGCTGCAGTACGGCACCGTGGGGCTGACGGCCGGCGCCTCGACCCCCAACTGGATGCTGCGCCGCGTCGTGCGGCGGCTGGAGGACGAGCACCTGCGGCGCACGGCCCTGCTGCGCTGCCTGATGCGCACGTTTGCCCGGGGGCTCGTGAACTCCAACCTGTTCGCCGCCGGCGGCACCGCCGCGCTCACGTACGCCTGCGCCCTGCTGCTGCCGGTGCGGCCTGTGCAACTGGGGGTCTGCATGGCGGTCTCGTTCTTCTTCGTGCTGAGCCAGCACCTTCTGAACCAGCACGGCCGGCGCGAATCGCTGTACCTGAGCGAGCCGGACCGCGCGGACTTCTTCATGGCCAACGAGGGGCCCCTGTTCGCGCTGGCCGTGGCGTCGTCGCTGCTGGCCATCTTCCTGGCATCGTTCCTGGGGTGGTGGCCGTTCGGGCTGGTGGCGGCGGGCACGGCGGGCGGGCTGGCCTACCGATGGCCGCTCCCCAGGGTGCTCGGGGAGCGCCTGCGGCTGCGCAGCCTGGAGCACGTGCCGGGGTCCAAGGAGCTGTTCGTGGGGCTGGCCTGGGGCACGCTGGCGGGGCTGGTGCCCGCCCTGGCCGCAGGCGGCGGGCCCGGGCAGTGGGCGGCCGCCGCCGTGGCCTTCGCCATCGCGTTTCTGCTGGCCTATCAGCGCAGCCTGGCGCTGGACCTGCGCGACGTCGAGGGCGATCAGCTCGTGGGCCGGGAGACGCTGGCCGGCATCCTGGGCGGACGGGCCGCCCGGCGGGTCCTCTGGGCGCTGGCCGTGCTCCTGGGGGTGGTGCTGGCGCTGGCATGCCTGGCCGGATGGACCACCGGGTTCTGCCTGCCCCTGCTGTTCTGCGTGCCGTATGTGCCGGCCACCTACGTGATGCTGCGTCGCTGGCACAGGCGGGAGGCGGAGCCGGCCGAGATCCTCGTGGACGCCGGATTCTACCTGCTCGGGGCCGTCGGACTGGTCTTCGGCGCGTGA
- a CDS encoding FHA domain-containing protein: MEHIGRFELGAEIDRGPLSVTYEAEDSGTPCVLQVIAEDAVPVEPGLRAGLVKALEGLKAIEHPSIVRVLDAGEADGRVFIASERMRCATLQETIAEAERLEEQQVVLFVRQMAQALDKAHGAGYCHGDLNARNVFVVSPEKVKLSAFAVKALLEEPPDASALDAEAGEGEGGEDWLTAEDLLRSKSRRLLVDRVQQDLVGLAVLMLNMLGYEVPERDEDEALVAYREYILDQYSSVLTDPATGVGARAGEVARRLLTTGGFESPGEVVVELASAMLVGRGVGRSRPVEDEASPEPEEPAAAEAPAAEGGLAPLEFKGDSRTADFTPFFVWTDRRGGRFLIIHDGERLAIGRDPDVSDWTLMDPAISRRHCYLSKENGVLRVQDLGSSNGTFVNGERVEEAEVGPSDELRVGTTRFLMGLADRE; the protein is encoded by the coding sequence ATGGAGCACATCGGCCGGTTCGAACTGGGTGCGGAGATCGACAGAGGCCCTCTGAGCGTGACGTACGAGGCGGAGGACAGCGGGACGCCATGCGTCCTCCAGGTGATCGCCGAGGACGCCGTGCCGGTCGAGCCGGGGCTGCGGGCAGGGCTGGTCAAGGCGCTTGAGGGCCTCAAGGCGATCGAGCATCCCTCCATTGTGCGCGTGCTGGATGCCGGCGAGGCCGACGGCCGGGTGTTCATCGCCTCGGAACGGATGCGGTGTGCAACCCTTCAGGAGACCATCGCCGAGGCCGAGCGCCTGGAGGAGCAGCAGGTTGTCCTGTTCGTCCGCCAGATGGCGCAGGCCCTCGACAAGGCCCATGGCGCCGGCTACTGCCACGGCGACCTGAACGCCCGCAACGTCTTCGTCGTCTCGCCCGAGAAGGTAAAGCTGTCCGCATTCGCCGTCAAGGCCCTGCTGGAGGAGCCCCCGGACGCGTCGGCACTGGACGCGGAGGCGGGAGAGGGAGAGGGGGGCGAGGACTGGCTGACGGCCGAGGACCTGCTGCGCAGCAAGAGCAGACGGCTGCTGGTCGACAGGGTCCAGCAGGACCTCGTCGGCCTGGCCGTGCTGATGCTGAACATGCTGGGCTACGAGGTGCCCGAGCGGGATGAGGACGAGGCCCTGGTGGCCTACCGGGAGTACATCCTGGACCAGTATTCCAGCGTGCTGACCGATCCGGCGACCGGCGTCGGCGCGCGGGCGGGCGAGGTGGCCCGGCGCCTGCTGACGACCGGCGGCTTCGAGAGTCCGGGCGAGGTCGTCGTGGAGCTGGCCAGCGCGATGCTGGTGGGGCGGGGCGTCGGGCGCAGCCGGCCGGTGGAGGACGAGGCGTCGCCGGAGCCGGAGGAGCCGGCGGCCGCCGAGGCCCCCGCAGCGGAGGGGGGGCTGGCCCCCCTGGAGTTCAAGGGCGATTCGCGCACGGCGGACTTCACTCCGTTTTTCGTCTGGACCGACCGCCGCGGCGGCCGGTTCCTGATCATCCACGACGGCGAACGGCTGGCCATCGGGCGGGATCCGGACGTCAGTGACTGGACCCTGATGGACCCGGCGATCTCGCGGCGTCACTGCTACCTGAGCAAGGAGAACGGCGTTCTGCGGGTCCAGGATCTGGGCAGCAGCAACGGCACGTTCGTGAACGGCGAGCGCGTGGAAGAGGCCGAGGTGGGCCCGAGCGACGAACTGCGTGTGGGGACGACGCGGTTCCTCATGGGGTTGGCTGACAGGGAGTAG
- a CDS encoding serine/threonine protein kinase: protein MAKLLKRLFAFRKAPYGGFVPEEKIAHGGMSTIWRARHPQTGTAFALKILTPESAELQDSFGKVFAAEEGKTALGLNHPNVIKTYEYGRQGRNEYYIVMEYVDGPNLETLILLHSPRVRENRFDLLLQVGSGLAYIHEQGLIHRDFCPKNVLYGSDGVAKIVDFGLSIPAGVRSPLAEARAGTASYMAPEQIRSQPLDERADVYAFGLSAFEILTCRRPFPVSSDRSRRMQNRLNTEPLKLRQVDPGLSERLEAIIGKCIEKDREMRYKSMLEVMRHLRAAVEAASSGSG, encoded by the coding sequence ATGGCAAAGCTCCTGAAGCGGCTTTTTGCCTTCCGCAAGGCCCCGTACGGCGGCTTCGTGCCGGAAGAGAAGATCGCCCACGGGGGGATGAGCACGATCTGGCGGGCACGGCATCCGCAGACGGGGACCGCCTTCGCCCTGAAGATCCTCACTCCCGAGTCCGCCGAGCTGCAGGACTCCTTCGGCAAGGTCTTCGCCGCCGAAGAGGGCAAGACGGCCCTGGGCCTGAACCACCCGAACGTCATCAAGACCTACGAGTACGGTCGACAGGGGCGCAACGAGTACTACATCGTGATGGAGTACGTCGATGGGCCGAACCTGGAGACGCTGATCCTCCTGCACTCGCCCCGCGTCCGCGAGAACCGCTTCGACCTGCTGCTGCAGGTCGGCTCCGGGCTGGCCTACATCCACGAACAGGGCCTGATCCACCGGGACTTCTGCCCCAAGAACGTGCTGTACGGCAGCGACGGCGTCGCCAAGATCGTGGACTTCGGCCTGAGCATCCCGGCGGGGGTCAGGAGCCCGTTGGCGGAGGCGCGGGCCGGGACGGCCAGCTACATGGCGCCGGAGCAGATCCGCAGCCAGCCGCTGGACGAGCGTGCCGACGTCTACGCGTTCGGCCTCTCCGCGTTCGAGATCCTGACGTGCCGGCGTCCCTTCCCGGTCAGTTCGGATCGCAGCCGGCGCATGCAGAACCGGCTCAACACCGAGCCGCTCAAGCTCCGGCAGGTCGACCCCGGGCTGTCCGAACGGCTCGAGGCCATCATCGGGAAATGCATTGAAAAGGACCGGGAGATGCGCTATAAGTCCATGCTGGAGGTCATGAGACATCTGCGGGCCGCGGTGGAAGCCGCGTCATCCGGCAGCGGCTGA